GACGTCGCCGCCATCGTCGACTACTGTTTCGACCACGAGATTCCCGTTCTTCCGCGGGGGGGCGGCACCAGTTTGGCTGGCCAGGCAACGAACGAAGCCGTCGTGCTCGATTTGAGCGTCTACATGAACGATCTCGTCGAGGTCGACCCTGGTGCTCGCGTAGCCGATGTACAGGCCGGTGCTGTACTTGCGGACCTCAACGCAGCACTCGCACCTCACGACCTCAAATTCGCCCCGGACCCGGCTGCCGGCGATCGGAGTACGCTGGGTGGAGCGATTGGCAATAACTCCACGGGTGCCCACTCGCTACAATACGGTAAGACGGACGCCTACGTCGAAGAGGTCGAGGTCGTTCTCGCCGACGGGACGGTTACCACGTTCGGGGAAGTGACACTCGACGAACTCCGAAATCGTGCCGCTTCCGATGGCAATATCGAGAGCCGCATTTACGATGTGCTCCGCCGTGTCGTAGACGAGGAGAGCGAAACGATTCACGACGTATATCCACAGCTGAAACGCAACGTCTCGGGGTACAACCTCGACAGGCTCGTCCAGGAAGCAGCGTCGGAGACGATCAACCTCGCTCGTGTTTTCGCTGGGAGTGAGGGAACGCTCGGCGTGGTTACGGCGGCGACCATCTCGCTCGAATCGGTTCCCGAAACGAAATCGGTCGCGTTGCTTACGTATCACGACCTGATAGACGCGATGGCCGACGTCGATACGATCGTCCAAAATCATGATCCTGCTGCCGTTGAAGCCATCGACGATGTTCTTCTCGATCTCGCTCGTGAGACGGAGGAGTTCGAAACAGTCGCAGCGATGCTGCCGGCGGAAACCGAAACGGCACTGCTGGTCGAGTTCTACGCGGAGGACGAGGCACACGGACGACAGCAAGTCGCGGAGCTGGTCGCCGACAGAATCCCGGATGTCGCTCTAGACGAGGCGGAGCATGAAGAAGAAGATCGCCAATACGACGAGCCAGTCCGCGCCTTTGACGTGCTAGAAGCGTACGATGAGGAGGAACGAGCGACGCTCTGGAAACTTCGGAAGAGCGGAATGCCCATTCTCCTCTCCCGGACGACCGACGCAAAGCACATCTCGTTCATCGAAGACACCGCCGTCCCGACGGAAAACCTCGCTGAATACGTTGCTGATTTCCAAGCGGTACTCGACGACCACGACACGTTCGCCTCGTTCTACGCCCACGCCGGTCCCGGATGTATGCACATGCGGCCACTCGTCGATACGAAAAGTCCAGCAGGTGTTGCCCAAATGGAGTCGATCTCCGACGCCGTGACTGACCTCGTCGTCGAGTACAACGGTTCCGTTTCAGGTGAACACGGCGATGGTCGTGCTCGAACACAGTGGAATCGGAAGCTGTACGGCGATGATGTCTGGTCGCTATTCCGCGATGTGAAGTCGGCGTTCGACCCCGACTGGATCCTCAATCCTGGACAGGTCTGTGGTGAAATAGACATGACCGAGCAGCTTCGGTTCGGTGGTAACTACGATTTCGAAGCCGAGTTCGATCCGACGCTGAATTGGGAGAACGACAATGGCTTCCAGGGAATGGTCGAACTCTGTCACGGCTGTGGTGGCTGTCGCGGCCAGCAGGAAACCACTGGTGGGGTGATGTGCCCGACCTATCGCGCTGCCGAAGAGGAAAGCGTCACAACCCGTGGTCGAGCGAACATGTTGCGACAAGCGATGAGCGGTGACCTCGATGATGACGTACTCGATATCGAGTTCATGAACGAGGTAATGGACCTCTGTATCGGCTGCAAGGGCTGTTCCCGCGACTGTCCGAGCGAAGTCGACATGGCAAAGCTGAAAGCCGAGGTCGAACATGCCAATCATGAGCAACACGGTGCGGGCGTTCGGGAACGGCTCTTTGCGAATATCGACACGCTCAACTCCATCGGGTCGAGGCTTGCCCCGGTTTCAAACTGGGCCGAAACGATCCCTGGGGTTCGAACCGTCCTCGAAGAGACGGTCGGCATCGCCAAAGAACGCTCACTTCCAACGTTCCATCGCGAGAGTTTCGAGGAGTGGTTCGAAGCACGGGGCGGTCCACGAGTTTCACCATCACATGCAGCGCGAAAGGTACTGTTGTTCCCCGATACGTACACGAACTACAACCACCCCGAAGCGGGGAAAGCAGCGGTTCGAGTACTCGAAGCTGCCGATGTTCACGTTCGAATCCCCGAAAACGTAACCTCGACCGGTCGTCCGGCACACTCGAAGGGCTTCCTCGACGTATCACGTGAACGCGCGGCAACGAACATCGACGCCCTCGCACCACGAGTCATCGAGGGCTGGGACGTCGTTCTCGTCGAACCATCCGACGCCGTGATGTTTCAGTCGGATTATCTCGACCTCTTGTCGGGTCGTGACGTCGAACGGGTTGCGGCTAACACGTATGGTATACTCGAATACCTCGACCGATTCGACTTCGACCTCGAATTCGAGACCCTCACCGAATCGCTCACGTATCATGGTCATTGCCATCAAAAATCGACGAAGAAGGACCATCATGCGGCTTCGGTACTTGGGAAAGCCGGATACGAAGTCGATGTGCTCGATTCAGGCTGCTGTGGAATGGCTGGTTCGTTCGGTTACGAGTCCGAACACTACTCAATGAGTATGGCGATCGCGAACATCCTCTTCGAACAGGTCGACGACAGCGACGGCGAACAAGTCGTCGCTCCTGGTGCGTCTTGCCGAACGCAGCTAGAGGACAGAAACGATGGCGAGGAACCGGTACATCCGATCGAAAAGGTCGAAGACGCACTTCGAACCTGACCGATATCCCTCTTATCCTCCATTTCGACGGGAAGAAGGACCGAACTGGCACGCTACGGCCAGAGTCCGCGTGTTCCCTTGGCAGTCGCAACGCGATTGAGTGCCACGATGTATGCGGCATCACGCCACGTTACGCCGCGAGTTTCGACTTCGTCGCGAACGGCACTCCACGCCTTTAGCATCTCGGATTCGAGTTCGTTGTTGACACGGTCGAGTGTCCACTGTCGTCGATTGATGTCCTGTAGCCACTCGAAATACGACACCGTCACGCCGCCCGCGTTGGCGAGGATATCGGGGATAACCGGGATATCACGCCGTTCGAAGATGGAGTCCGCGGCAAACGTGGTTGGACCGTTTGCTCCTTCGACGATGAGGTCAGCCTCGACGTCGTCGGCGTTGTTTGCCGTCAGAACGTTACCGACGGCGGCAGGAATGAGCACGTCGACGTCGAGTTCGAGCAGTTCCTCGTTGGAAAGCTGCTGGGGCGCTTCGTAGCCGGAGACCATTCCGGGACGCTCGTCGTGGGCCATCACCCCTTTCGTGTCCAGCCCACGAGGATCGAAAATCGCACCGTCGACGTCGGAGACGGCGAGGACGTCTGCCCCCCATTCGTCGAGTGCTCGAGCAGCGTTCGCGCCGACGCTTCCGTACCCCTGCACGGCAACGGTGGTTTCGTCGAGGTTCCAGTCGTAGTAATCGATAGCTTCGCGTGTGACGATCGCGACACTCCGTCCTGGCGCCTCTTCGCGCCCATAGGAACCACCGATGACTGGCGGTTTTCCGGTGACGACACCGGGTGTCGTCTCACCCCGCTGCATGGAGTAGGCATCCATAAACCACGCCATGGTCTGTGCATCAGTGCCCATATCCGGGGCTGGCACGTCTTGTTTTGGACCGACGACGTCCCGAAGTTCTTCGGCAAATCGGCGTGTGAGCCGCTCTTTTTCCTCGTTGCTCAGACGTTTCGGATCGACGGCGATGCCACCCTTTCCACCACCAAATGGAAGGTCCATGACGGCGCACTTCCACGTCATCCACATCGAGAGGCCGATACACTCCTCGGCGTTGACCTCGGGATGATACCGAAGCCCACCTTTATACGGTCCACGAACGTCGTCGTGTTGTGCGCGGAAGCCCGTAAACACCTCTAATTCGCCGTCATCACGCTTGAGTGGGACGGATACGCGCTGAACTTTCGTCGGATGTTTCAACCGCTCGACGACGCCATCGTCGACATCGATGTGCGCTGCAGCACGCTTCAGTTGGCGGCGAGCCGTCATCAACGCTGATTCGCTCGATTCGTCAGTTTCCGTCGCGTCGGCGTCTTTGGACGTTAGCTGGGACATGAGTTACGTGGAGAACAGTTCCTGCGGGAAGTCGGCCAGTACCTCGGCGCCGTTCGAGGTGACGCGGAACGTCTCGCTGAGTTCGACGCCGAAGTCGTCGAACCAGAGGCCCGGAATCATGTGGAACGTCATATTCTTTTCGAGCACCGTCTCGTCCCCTGGACGGAGACTAGCGGTGTGCTCGCCCCAATCCGGTGGGTAGCCAAGCCCCATCGAGTAACCGATGCGTTCCTCCTTTTCGAGACCGTATTTCTGAATAACCTCACGCCATGCCTTCTCGACGCGCTCGCAAGTCACACCCGGTTCGGCGACGTCAAGCGCGGCATTCACGCCTTCGACGACGATTTCCATCCGGTCCTGCATCTCCTGTGGCGGGTCGCCCACGTACGTCGTTCGGGCGAGTGGTGAATGGTAGCGGTGCCGGCATCCGGAGAGTTCGATAATAACCGGGTCACCCTGTGCGAAGGGACGATCGGTCCACGTGAGATGAGGGGTCCCAGTATGATCGCCGGAAGGCATGAGTGGAACGATGGAAGGGTAGTCACCACCGTACTCCTCGGTACCATCGATGAGCGCGTTGTAGATGGCACGTGCTGCTTCCGACTCGGGGACGCCCTCCTCGATCGCGTCCAGACCGGCACTCATTGCATTCTCCGAGATACGGGCAGCCTCCCGCATGTACTGGAGTTCCTGATCGGATTTCGTGACACGAACCCAGTTGACCAGCAGGGTCGTATCCTCGAATTCCGCCTCGGGGAGGTTCTGCTGCAGGCGCAAATAGGACTTTGCCGTGAAGTAGTAGGCGTCCATCTCCAGTCCGATGCGTGCATCATCGACACCGAGGTCTCGTAACACTTGCGCGAAGAAGTCCATCGGATGCAAGTCGTACGGCGACTGGACGTGGTCGTCGCTGTAGGATCGAATGCTCTCTTCTTCCAACCACGTCGTCGCGCGTGCGCCATTAGCGTCTTGGCCGCGGCCAACCCAGACCGGCTCGTCTCGGTCCTGGGTGACGATGACGGCTTGATGCACATAGAACGACCAGCCGTCGTAGCCAGATAGATAGTTCATGTTCGCCGGGTCGGCGATCACGAGCGCGTCGAGTTCGCGTTCACGCATTCGCTCTTTCGTCTGCTCGATTCGTCTCTCGTATTCGCTGGCGGTAAATACTGACTGTGGCATGCTACCTGTTCCCGAAAGGGGTATTTATTGGAGACCTATTTTAATTTTTTGTGTACGGTGAGTACGGTTCATGTGTATGGGCGACAGTCACTCCGTAGGGACCTGCCCATCGGGAACGACCCCGTCGTCCCAATCTCGGATTTCGTAGTACTCCTCCAACGCGTCTTCGAAGCCTGGAATCTCGTAGGGGAGCGTATCATCCGACCGGTCGAAGCCACGCTGGTTGTTGAAGTGTCGTTCGAGGGTGACGATTCGGTTTCCGACCGCGAGTAGCTCCTCGAAGTCAGCGCCGAACAGCATCTCATACCTTTCTGGGTTCATATAGTCCCGTGAAAATTTACACACGACACCGCTATCGTTGACCGCCATCTGATTTTCCTTCTCGATGAGCCGCTGTGGTTTTCCCTCGAACCCGGTTGGGTCGTACGCGTCGTCCTCGTCGACAAGTGGGTACTCCTGTGAGTAGAACACAGCATACATGTGGTCTGCACCACGGTTCGCGACGGCATACGAGAGTCCCTGACCGTGGAGTACGCGTCCCTCGTGGGCTGCAAAGTCCATGCCTTTGACCGTCCAGTTCGGTACATCGAGATCATCGTGAATGCGGGCAATCCCTTCGGCAAGGTCGTCACCGACACCCTCTCGGTGGGCGATCTTCTCGACCAGTTCGTGGATGAGGTCGACGTTTCCAAACTCGTCCTGTGCGGCGAGATAGGCGGCCACGGTGTTCCCCGCCGAAATCGCGTCCAATCCGTATCGGTCACACAACTCGTTCGACTTCATCACATCGACGATATCGTCAACGCCGGAGTTCGACCCAAACGCCATCGCAACCTCGAACTCGGGACCTTCCGTTTCTACGCCGCGTGTTTCGTCCTTCGTCGGAAGTTTACAGGCGAACGCACATGCAGAACAGGTTCCCTTCTTGTACTTCTTTTCTTCGACGGCGGCGCCGTTGATTCCTCCGACGCCCTCGAACTCCTGTTCGGAGAAATAATACGACGGGAGGCCGTTCAGTTCGTTCGCGAGGTCCATCACCGCGACCGTTCCCTGTCGTTTCATAATATGGTCGTCCGTAGCTGCCTCACGGTGGATTTCCATCTGTGAGGCGGGTATATCGATGTCGAGCGCCGAGTCTCCCTCGAAAGTGAGCGCTTTCACGTTCTTCGACCCGAGCACTGCCCCGAGCCCGCCACGACCGAATGCCCGCTCTTCGGATGTCATGATGGAAGCAAAACGGACCAAATTTTCGCCGGCCGGTCCGATGACGGCGGTTTGATCGGCTCCGATCGCATGTTCGTCTTCCAAGTACGAAACAGTCTCCGGAACGGTCGCACCGGCGAGCGCTGGCACCGGTTCGAATTCGACGCCACTATCGGAGATGTGAACAATCACTAATTCGTCGCTTTTTCCAGTGATTTCGACGGCTGCGTGACCCGTATCTGCGAAGTTACGTGACATAAAGCCGCCCGCGTTCGACGAGACCAGCCCATCAGTGAGCGGGGAAACTGCCGTTGCATTCATTCGTCCAGTGAAACTCATCGTCGATGCCTGCATCGGACCGGTTGCGAAGAACAGCCGATTTTCCGCATCGAACGGGTCGGCGTCGAACGGAATACGCTCGTGGGCGAGCTTCGTCGCGACGCCTCGTCCGCCGATGAACGATTCGAGGATATCGTCGATGGATTCTGTCTTCGTCGTTCGTGTCCCCACGTCGATCGTGAGGTGTGGCCCCACTGTGTGCAACATACACAAGACAAGGAATCCCGTGTTACTTAATTGTTCACGAAATCTGTGTATGTAAGTCATCCTATTCGTTTTCGCAGGTCAAGAGCGGTATCAATAACTGTGTATGACCTGGGTGATTTCTGTGGACAAGATATATATGACTGTTTCACAATGGCACACATATGGCAGTAGGACCATCGATCGAGGAGTTACACTTCGACGAGGCACCGTCAGTCGATTCCGTTCCCGGACCGACATCGCGGGCGCTTATCGAGAAGCAACAACGTATCGACAGCAGCGCGGTCGCTTACCCCGAGGATATCCCGATCGCTTTCGAGGAGGGAAAGGGAGCGACGGTTCGTGATGTAGACGGCAACACCTTCATCGATATGTTCGCCGGTATCGGCGTGTTCAACGTCGGGCACGCGAACCCGTACGTTCTCGACGCAGTGCATGAGCAAGCGGACAAGCTCGTCCATACCGTCGACTTCCCGACAGAGGCCAGACTCGAACTCATCGAGAAGCTCGACGAGATTGCCCCAGGTTCCCTACAAGGGAACAACAAGGTCGTCTTCGGCGGTCCGACCGGTAGCGACGCCGTTGAAGCGTCCATCAAGCTCGGCAAGTACAACACGGGTGGCGACGGACTCATCGCCTTCCGTGGCGCGTACCACGGCGCGACGAGTGGTGCAATGAGCGTCACGTCAAACACGAAGTTCAAGGAAGACTACACGCCGCTGCTCCCGGACGTCGTTCACTCGCCTTACCCGTATCCGTTTGGACAGGAAAAGGATCCACAAGAGGCAGTCGATCACGCACTCGAAGAACTACAGGCAACGCTCGAAGACCCGTACGGTGGCCTCGCGAATCCTGCGGGCATCATCGTCGAACCGATTCAAGGAGAGGGCGGCGTTATTACGCCGCCGGAAGGGTTTTTGCAGGGCGTTCGAGATCTCGCTACAGATAACGATGTGCCCCTCATCTTCGACGAGATTCAGAGCGGACTCGGTCGATCCGGTCAGTGGTGGGCGAGTGAATGGGACGACGTCACGCCCGACATCATGACTTCCGCGAAAGCCCTCGGTGGCGTCGGGTTCCCACTCTCGGCGACGATGTACGACGAATCCCTCGATACGTGGGGCTCCGGTGATCACGCTGGCACCTACCGTGGCCACGTCGTCGCGATGCGTGCTGGAACACGTGCTATCGAATACATTCAGGAACATGACTTGCTCGCACACGCTCGTAACCTAGGCGAATACATCCGGACCCGGTTGAAAGAAGCCGGTGAAGGAAATCCCCATTTAGGGGAGGTCCGAGGAAAGGGACTGTTCATCGGGGCGGAGTTCGTCGATGGTGATGGGAACCCCGACGGGGAGATGGCCGACGCGATCCAGGATTACTGTTTCGAGCACGGTGTCCTCGTGTGGAAGGCGGGCCGGTACGGCAACATCGTACGACTGCTCCCACCGCTCGTGCTTACCGAGGATCTGGCCGAAACGGCGCTCGACATCATCACTGAGGCCGTCGAAACGACGACCGCCGCAAAGCAAGACATCCAAAGATAGCAGTTTCACAATGACTTCGGAACCCATCGTCACAGACGAGGCACCGCGCAATGACAATCCGTACTCGCAGGGCGTCCGCGCCGACGATACGCTCTATGTATCCGGCTATGGTCCAGTCGACCCCGAAACGGGAGAGGACGTCGACGGCGACGTGCAAGCTGAAACCGAACAAGTACTGGAGAACATTGCAGCGACCGTCGAGAAAGCGGGCGGGTCGCTCGACGATGTCGTCAAGATAACTGTCTATCTGACCGACTTGGACGACTATGACCGTGTCAACGAGGCCTACGGTAACCAGTTCACCGGTACGCCACCGGCCCGTGTCTGCGTGGAGGTCTCGCGTCTCCCCGACGATGTCCATATCGAAATGGACGCCATCGCACATCTCGGGTGACGCTTCCTTCGAGAAGTCGTCCGGTCATCTGCTTTTGACCCACGAGAACGGTTCGCTGGCGGTCAGACCCCCTATGTGGTAAACACGCCAGAACCGAACCATAACTTAGTTGCTTGATTCCTCGAACCGTTGATTCCGTCGGTCGGTTGCTCTGTTTACGTTCCGGACGAACTCTGCCATCTGATCTTTCATCTCGGAACGCATCGATGTCGCCGAAAAACCCCCCGATTCGGTTAGAAGCCGAACGAACGCGCGAAGATCTTCGTCAGTGATTTCGTCGAAGCTTCCGTTCTCTAACTGTTCGGTGACCTCGTCGATATCGATCTGTCCGACGGGATCTACGTTGAAGTCGACCGTTACCATCCGGTAGTCCGACCCAGCGAGGCTCTGCTCGGACCGGCTTACCCCCTTTCCAAGCATATCCTTGAACGGAACGTGATAGCCCATCGTTGCGAGATGGAGGAAGCCGAGCATATCGATTATACCGTTCGTGTAGTCGTCACGGTTCTCCGATTCGGGGTTGAAGACGTTTTTGCGGTCACGATCTTCGAGGTGCTCGAAGAGGATAGTAAAGTCGAGGATCGCGTTGCGGAGTCGCTGTCGAATCCGGTTTCGCTTCTGTTTTTTCGAGTGTTCCGTGTAGTCGGTTTTTCGGCCAAGGAGGAACTCACGATCACTTGGCGTCAGGATCCCCCGTCCCCGGTCAGCAGAAAGCGCCAATCGATCGGGGGCATCGGCCTCATCGTTCTCGTTGACCATGCATTGTCTATGCGTATCGTATCAAGTAAGTATTACGACTGACAACAATTGTTGGCTGTTTCTTGTTCGGTGATGGTTTCTTCTACTATGGTACCCGAACAGGACTACAGCATCGTTCGACAGTAATTATCTATCCACGTTGATAAATAAACAGTGATCGTGAACTATGTCTTTAACAACCATAACATTTATCCAGATGAGTTGTGATGGATGAAGCGTGTCGTGACCCTGGTTATACAGTGTCATACATAGTGGACGTTCGAACCATGAAATCGCAACGCAACGAAGATTACTATCCGACCGAATGTGTGTCGAATGGCAGTCGAAACACACGCGAGGGACAGGACAAATCGACTCGGCGTCAGAACGAACGAAATCATAGTATTAGTCACATGACGGAGCGTGACATATGAGTCGCTCAAACGAACAAAGTCCGGTTGAAGAGTTCATCGACGAGATAGAACCGATCGTATTCGCGTTTGGTGCTGGCATCACCCTCCTGTTCGTCGCCCTGTTCGCACTGAATCCAAAGACGGCAGCGAACCTCGTTTCGTCCGCGACTGACTTCGTCCTCGGACATTTCAATTGGGCATTCATGCTGGTGATGTTGGTGTTCGTCGGCTTCCTGGCATTCCTCATTTTCGGCCCCTGGGGACGGATCAAGCTCGGCGATGGAGCCCCCGAGTTCAGCTACTTCTCGTATTTTACGATGATCTATTCGGCTGGGC
The window above is part of the Haladaptatus caseinilyticus genome. Proteins encoded here:
- a CDS encoding FAD-binding and (Fe-S)-binding domain-containing protein gives rise to the protein MATQDSKPLDESGSIDPASDDRATYDYTGGSHHRQELVDDLESLIDGDVRFDEYSRQLYATDASAYEVTPVGVVFPRSTDDVAAIVDYCFDHEIPVLPRGGGTSLAGQATNEAVVLDLSVYMNDLVEVDPGARVADVQAGAVLADLNAALAPHDLKFAPDPAAGDRSTLGGAIGNNSTGAHSLQYGKTDAYVEEVEVVLADGTVTTFGEVTLDELRNRAASDGNIESRIYDVLRRVVDEESETIHDVYPQLKRNVSGYNLDRLVQEAASETINLARVFAGSEGTLGVVTAATISLESVPETKSVALLTYHDLIDAMADVDTIVQNHDPAAVEAIDDVLLDLARETEEFETVAAMLPAETETALLVEFYAEDEAHGRQQVAELVADRIPDVALDEAEHEEEDRQYDEPVRAFDVLEAYDEEERATLWKLRKSGMPILLSRTTDAKHISFIEDTAVPTENLAEYVADFQAVLDDHDTFASFYAHAGPGCMHMRPLVDTKSPAGVAQMESISDAVTDLVVEYNGSVSGEHGDGRARTQWNRKLYGDDVWSLFRDVKSAFDPDWILNPGQVCGEIDMTEQLRFGGNYDFEAEFDPTLNWENDNGFQGMVELCHGCGGCRGQQETTGGVMCPTYRAAEEESVTTRGRANMLRQAMSGDLDDDVLDIEFMNEVMDLCIGCKGCSRDCPSEVDMAKLKAEVEHANHEQHGAGVRERLFANIDTLNSIGSRLAPVSNWAETIPGVRTVLEETVGIAKERSLPTFHRESFEEWFEARGGPRVSPSHAARKVLLFPDTYTNYNHPEAGKAAVRVLEAADVHVRIPENVTSTGRPAHSKGFLDVSRERAATNIDALAPRVIEGWDVVLVEPSDAVMFQSDYLDLLSGRDVERVAANTYGILEYLDRFDFDLEFETLTESLTYHGHCHQKSTKKDHHAASVLGKAGYEVDVLDSGCCGMAGSFGYESEHYSMSMAIANILFEQVDDSDGEQVVAPGASCRTQLEDRNDGEEPVHPIEKVEDALRT
- the gdhB gene encoding glutamate dehydrogenase GdhB, with the translated sequence MSQLTSKDADATETDESSESALMTARRQLKRAAAHIDVDDGVVERLKHPTKVQRVSVPLKRDDGELEVFTGFRAQHDDVRGPYKGGLRYHPEVNAEECIGLSMWMTWKCAVMDLPFGGGKGGIAVDPKRLSNEEKERLTRRFAEELRDVVGPKQDVPAPDMGTDAQTMAWFMDAYSMQRGETTPGVVTGKPPVIGGSYGREEAPGRSVAIVTREAIDYYDWNLDETTVAVQGYGSVGANAARALDEWGADVLAVSDVDGAIFDPRGLDTKGVMAHDERPGMVSGYEAPQQLSNEELLELDVDVLIPAAVGNVLTANNADDVEADLIVEGANGPTTFAADSIFERRDIPVIPDILANAGGVTVSYFEWLQDINRRQWTLDRVNNELESEMLKAWSAVRDEVETRGVTWRDAAYIVALNRVATAKGTRGLWP
- a CDS encoding M24 family metallopeptidase, whose product is MPQSVFTASEYERRIEQTKERMRERELDALVIADPANMNYLSGYDGWSFYVHQAVIVTQDRDEPVWVGRGQDANGARATTWLEEESIRSYSDDHVQSPYDLHPMDFFAQVLRDLGVDDARIGLEMDAYYFTAKSYLRLQQNLPEAEFEDTTLLVNWVRVTKSDQELQYMREAARISENAMSAGLDAIEEGVPESEAARAIYNALIDGTEEYGGDYPSIVPLMPSGDHTGTPHLTWTDRPFAQGDPVIIELSGCRHRYHSPLARTTYVGDPPQEMQDRMEIVVEGVNAALDVAEPGVTCERVEKAWREVIQKYGLEKEERIGYSMGLGYPPDWGEHTASLRPGDETVLEKNMTFHMIPGLWFDDFGVELSETFRVTSNGAEVLADFPQELFST
- a CDS encoding aldehyde ferredoxin oxidoreductase family protein → MLHTVGPHLTIDVGTRTTKTESIDDILESFIGGRGVATKLAHERIPFDADPFDAENRLFFATGPMQASTMSFTGRMNATAVSPLTDGLVSSNAGGFMSRNFADTGHAAVEITGKSDELVIVHISDSGVEFEPVPALAGATVPETVSYLEDEHAIGADQTAVIGPAGENLVRFASIMTSEERAFGRGGLGAVLGSKNVKALTFEGDSALDIDIPASQMEIHREAATDDHIMKRQGTVAVMDLANELNGLPSYYFSEQEFEGVGGINGAAVEEKKYKKGTCSACAFACKLPTKDETRGVETEGPEFEVAMAFGSNSGVDDIVDVMKSNELCDRYGLDAISAGNTVAAYLAAQDEFGNVDLIHELVEKIAHREGVGDDLAEGIARIHDDLDVPNWTVKGMDFAAHEGRVLHGQGLSYAVANRGADHMYAVFYSQEYPLVDEDDAYDPTGFEGKPQRLIEKENQMAVNDSGVVCKFSRDYMNPERYEMLFGADFEELLAVGNRIVTLERHFNNQRGFDRSDDTLPYEIPGFEDALEEYYEIRDWDDGVVPDGQVPTE
- a CDS encoding aspartate aminotransferase family protein codes for the protein MAVGPSIEELHFDEAPSVDSVPGPTSRALIEKQQRIDSSAVAYPEDIPIAFEEGKGATVRDVDGNTFIDMFAGIGVFNVGHANPYVLDAVHEQADKLVHTVDFPTEARLELIEKLDEIAPGSLQGNNKVVFGGPTGSDAVEASIKLGKYNTGGDGLIAFRGAYHGATSGAMSVTSNTKFKEDYTPLLPDVVHSPYPYPFGQEKDPQEAVDHALEELQATLEDPYGGLANPAGIIVEPIQGEGGVITPPEGFLQGVRDLATDNDVPLIFDEIQSGLGRSGQWWASEWDDVTPDIMTSAKALGGVGFPLSATMYDESLDTWGSGDHAGTYRGHVVAMRAGTRAIEYIQEHDLLAHARNLGEYIRTRLKEAGEGNPHLGEVRGKGLFIGAEFVDGDGNPDGEMADAIQDYCFEHGVLVWKAGRYGNIVRLLPPLVLTEDLAETALDIITEAVETTTAAKQDIQR
- a CDS encoding Rid family detoxifying hydrolase, with product MTSEPIVTDEAPRNDNPYSQGVRADDTLYVSGYGPVDPETGEDVDGDVQAETEQVLENIAATVEKAGGSLDDVVKITVYLTDLDDYDRVNEAYGNQFTGTPPARVCVEVSRLPDDVHIEMDAIAHLG